In Montipora capricornis isolate CH-2021 chromosome 4, ASM3666992v2, whole genome shotgun sequence, a single genomic region encodes these proteins:
- the LOC138045783 gene encoding RWD domain-containing protein 4-like, with amino-acid sequence MSCQEDQEDEREALRSIYESDENFIEINPTTFQYKFGEDGHFKSFLLEVSWPHDYPTCLPNISLDAFYNKHISCQVKESIICRLKEQCDVCLGCAMTYSIFDWTKEHEEELMAEQEEQEVKEEQTPLQEEVPCTKKKEKKETLTKNQKRRLADKTNYKGERERGWNWVDVVKHLSKTGKTE; translated from the exons ATGAGCTGTCAGGAGGATCAGGAAGATGAGAGGGAGGCATTGCGTTCTATTTACGAATCGgacgaaaattttattgaaataaacCCAACTACGTTTCAATACAAGTTTGGTGAAGATGGACATTTCAAGTCATTCCTGTTGGAAGTTTCATGGCCTCACGATTACCCCACTTGTCTTCCGAACATAAGCTTAGATGCCTTTTATAACAAGCACATCAGCTGTCAGGTGAAGGAGAGTATAATATGTCGACTTAAAGAACAGTGTGACGTGTGCCTTGGTTGTGCAATGACGTATTCGATATTCGACTGGACAAAGGAACATGAAGAAGAATTGATGGCAGAACAAGAAGAGCAA GAAGTCAAAGAAGAACAAACACCTTTGCAAGAAGAAGTCCCCTGtacaaagaagaaagagaaaaaagaaactttGACAAAAAACCAAAAGCGGCGACTTGCTGACAAAACAAACTACAAGGGAGAAAGGGAAAGAGGATGGAACTGGGTCGATGTTGTAAAGCATTTGAGCAAAACAGGAAAAACAGagtaa